One Papaver somniferum cultivar HN1 chromosome 10, ASM357369v1, whole genome shotgun sequence genomic window carries:
- the LOC113317553 gene encoding translin-like: MHKEIEAKLVGSSEFGLDIEDYLTGVCFMSNELPRYVVNQVTAGDYVCPRKVLNFLTELHAAFRMLNLRNDLLRRKFNGMKYNLRKGEEVYYDVKMRGLTANGDPIAVKGDQGFQG; the protein is encoded by the exons ATGCATAAAGAAATTGAGGCAAAGCTTG TGGGTTCCTCAGAGTTTGGTCTTGATATTGAAGATTATCTCACAG GCGTATGCTTCATGTCCAACGAGTTG CCACGTTACGTTGTAAACCAAGTCACTGCTGGGGATTATGTTTGCCCAAGGAAGGTGTTAAATTTCTTAACAGAGCTACATGCTGCCTTCCGTATGCTCAATCTCCGCAATGATCTTTTGCGCAGGAAGTTCAATG ggATGAAGTACAATCTTAGAAAAGGTGAAGAAGTATACTATGATGTGAAGATGCGGGGCTTAACTGCAAATGGGGATCCAATAGCAGTTAAAGGAGATCAAGGTTTCCAAGGATAG